Genomic segment of Pseudothermotoga hypogea DSM 11164 = NBRC 106472:
GCTTGGTATCCGCGAGCGGACGAAAGGTTCCAAAAAGTTCAACCGCATGATGTCCGGGTGGAATTTCAAAGAGCTGGCTTCGTTTATCGAGTATAAGGCTGCGCTTGCCAAAGTTCCTGTGATCTGTGTTGAGCCCAAGGAAACCTCCAGGAGTTGTCCACGATGTGGAAACGTATCGCGCTATAACCGTAAGACTCAAGGCTGGTTCAAGTGCACCAGATGTGGTTATCAGTCAGATGCGGACAGAGTTGAGGCCTTGAATATCGCAGCCAAAGCACACGATGCTCTTAGGGCAAGACCCTGGGAGAAAGGGGAGCAGTGACACACCCAAAGGCCAAGGTGATAATGGCTAATCCGGCGAATGCTGGCCAAGCTGCGGCGTATGCCGCCATCCCACGTAAGGATGCTCCCTAATTCATTGGGGAGAGGATGTCTCATCGTCACGTTCACTGGAAAACAGGATTTTATGCAAGACGAAGGTTGCGTTACTGAAATTTTTCGATACAAAATGAGAAAGGTGTGTTATACTTTGGCAAGTTCCCATCAGCGGAACGAGGGGGGTGAAAGGGTTTCTAATTCCATCTCAGTGGGAATGTTTGATAAGAGCACTTCGAATGAAGCGAACTTTTCTCAACAGACGAAGGACGCAAAAACCCAGCCGCAGATTAAACATAGTCTTTAGCCCTTGTACAAGCTGAATCATTTCTCCTGACTGTCTGATCGAAACCTACCTTACCTTTCCAAAGTCTCAGGTTATTTTACCCTCGTTTTAAGGCCGCACCTGCAAGAATCTCAGTTGAAGCGCACGAGAACTGCCATTTCAACGTGAAGCTTGTAGATCTCTTTGGATGATCCTTTTGTGATTCCACTGCTCACATTTCAACATAGTCATGCTTTCCATTCATTGAAAACACTAATCAGAGGGGGTGTTGTTTGATGAGTGGGTTCTCAAGAATTTCTTTGTTTCTGATGGTCATGGCAATCTTACTACTCTATTCGTGTGCACAAGCCCCAATCTCTGTTGTTAGCATTTGGCAAAAAGCATTCGGTGGAAGTGAATGGGATGTAGCGTATTCAATCCGGCAAACAACAGATGGAGGATACATCGTCGCTGGGTATACAGAATCGTTTGGAGCTGGTGAAGAAGATGTTTATGTTCTAAAACTCGACGCTGATGGCAACAAGTTATGGGAGAAAACGTTTGGTGGAAGTGGTTGGGATGTAGCGTATTCAATCCAACAAACAACAGATGGTGGATACATCGTGGCAGGGTACACAACGTCCTTTGAAGGTGAAGGTCATGTTTACGTTCTAAAACTCGATGCTGATGGCAACAAGCTATGGGAGAAAACGTTCGCTGGAATTTATGCTGATAGGGCAAGGTCTGTTCAGCAAACACGCGATGGTGGATACATCGTTGCAGGATTCACAAATTCTTTTGGAGCCGGTGGAGATGATGTTTACATCTTGAAACTCGATGCGAGCGGTGATCTGGAATGGGAGAAAACGTTTGGCGGAACCCTTGATGATATGGCAGATTCTGTCCAACAGACAAGGGATGATGGATACATCGTTGCGGGACACACGTGTTCTTTCGCAAGCAGTGACGTTTATGTCATAAAACTCAATGGGGATGGTTATGAAGAGTGGCATAGAGTAATCGGTGACGAGCACTATTATGAAAGTGCAAATTGCATTCAACTGACAGGTGATGGGGGATACATCATAGCGGGATACACAGCCTCTGAAACCGGTTGGCGTGATTTTTACATCTTGAAACTCGATGCGAGCGGTGATCTGGAATGGGAGAAAACGTTCGGTGGAGATCGTGATGATGAGGCATACTCCATTCAACAGACGAGCGATGGAGGATACATCGTCGCAGGGTATACGACATCGTTTGGAGCTGGTGAAGAAGATGTTTATGTTCTAAAACTCGACGCTGATGGCAACAAGTTATGGGAGAAAACGTTTGGTGAGGAATACTCTGATGAAGCATACTCCATTCAACAGACTAATGATGAAGGATACATCGTCGCAGGGTATACAGAATCGTTTGGAGCAGGTAGTAGGGATGTTTACGTTCTAAAGCTCGACAAGTACGGCAACACTGGTTCTTATCCGCAATGAATTTACCGATTCGCGAAGGGCAGGGGTGTTCCCTGCCCTCTTTGTTTTTCAACGCTGGAACTTTTTCACAGCCTTCACTCTATGAACATCAACATCATTTTCGCCGCTCTTATGACCATCCTCAAACTGTCGTAAGACTCAGCTTGTGCTACTGAGAGAACCATGTAAAAACCCTTGTCTGGTACTTCAAAGATCGTGAATTCAACGTGGCAAGATAAGGTTGTGGCTTTGTTTAATCCCATGAGACTTACCATCCGTGAAGTCCGTTATGTGGAAAAACAAGTGTGGTAATACGTTATGGTGCGACAACTCTTCTTGGTTCGTCGATATGAAGAAGTGAGCCTTCGAAAGATCAAGCAAGAAGTCATTCTGCGCGGCGAGGGTTTTTCTCATCTATAATTTGAATTGACCAAACGCTGTGAGGGGGGTGCTCTCATGAAAAAATGTTTGACTGTTTTGGTTTTACTTGCCTGGGGAGCAATTCTGTTCAGTGGTGGAACAAAGATTGTCTACGACTTTGAAAAAGACACCTACTACGAGTTCAAGTGGATGCTCGATTCGGAGTTACACACGTGGGTTGGCTACAATACTTACGTAGACATTCAAAAAGACGTTTTTGACCACCTTTTTAATAATTTGATCCCGAGAAACGAGATGATTTACCGGGCTCTAAAGAACCAGCTCCGCAATCTCGAGGCTGTTCTATCCGAAAGGGGGAAACAAATCGAGAGCTTGAAGAACCAGATTTC
This window contains:
- a CDS encoding outer membrane protein assembly factor BamB family protein; amino-acid sequence: MSGFSRISLFLMVMAILLLYSCAQAPISVVSIWQKAFGGSEWDVAYSIRQTTDGGYIVAGYTESFGAGEEDVYVLKLDADGNKLWEKTFGGSGWDVAYSIQQTTDGGYIVAGYTTSFEGEGHVYVLKLDADGNKLWEKTFAGIYADRARSVQQTRDGGYIVAGFTNSFGAGGDDVYILKLDASGDLEWEKTFGGTLDDMADSVQQTRDDGYIVAGHTCSFASSDVYVIKLNGDGYEEWHRVIGDEHYYESANCIQLTGDGGYIIAGYTASETGWRDFYILKLDASGDLEWEKTFGGDRDDEAYSIQQTSDGGYIVAGYTTSFGAGEEDVYVLKLDADGNKLWEKTFGEEYSDEAYSIQQTNDEGYIVAGYTESFGAGSRDVYVLKLDKYGNTGSYPQ